A single genomic interval of Litoreibacter ponti harbors:
- a CDS encoding cytochrome c oxidase subunit 3 gives MAHAKNHDYHILPPSINPLIGSVGAFVMLSGAVLWMHDNGPWMFLIGFAAVLYTMFAWWSDVVEESQVGDHTPVVRIGLRYGFIFFIMSEVMFFVAWFWSFFKHAMYPMGPDSPAQDGVWPPAGIETFDPWHLPLINTLILLCSGAAATWAHHALVHENNRQDLKNGLWLAIVLGVIFTFFQAYEYSHAAFGFAGNIYGANFFMATGFHGFHVIIGTLFLAVCLIRAYAGHFTPEKHVGFEAAAWYWHFVDVVWLFLFAAVYVWGG, from the coding sequence ATGGCACACGCAAAGAACCACGACTACCACATCCTGCCGCCTTCCATTAACCCGCTGATCGGCTCCGTCGGGGCGTTCGTGATGCTCTCCGGCGCGGTGCTGTGGATGCATGACAACGGCCCGTGGATGTTCCTGATCGGCTTCGCCGCAGTGCTCTACACGATGTTCGCCTGGTGGTCCGACGTGGTCGAGGAAAGCCAGGTGGGCGACCACACGCCGGTCGTGCGCATCGGCCTGCGCTACGGCTTCATCTTCTTCATCATGTCCGAGGTGATGTTCTTCGTGGCGTGGTTCTGGAGCTTCTTCAAGCACGCGATGTACCCGATGGGTCCCGACAGCCCCGCGCAGGACGGCGTCTGGCCCCCCGCAGGCATCGAGACCTTTGATCCGTGGCACCTGCCGCTGATCAACACGCTGATCCTGCTCTGCTCCGGCGCGGCGGCGACATGGGCGCACCACGCTCTGGTCCATGAGAACAACCGCCAGGACCTCAAGAACGGGTTGTGGCTGGCCATCGTGCTGGGGGTGATCTTCACCTTCTTCCAGGCCTATGAGTACAGCCACGCGGCCTTCGGTTTCGCAGGTAACATCTACGGCGCGAACTTCTTCATGGCGACGGGTTTCCACGGCTTCCACGTGATCATCGGCACGCTGTTCCTGGCAGTCTGCCTGATCCGTGCCTATGCGGGCCACTTCACGCCGGAAAAGCATGTCGGCTTCGAGGCCGCCGCCTGGTACTGGCACTTCGTTGACGTGGTCTGGCTGTTCCTGTTCGCCGCGGTCTACGTCTGGGGCGGCTGA
- a CDS encoding cytochrome c oxidase assembly protein, translating to MDGKRKTLLSLVGVVCTMTALGFASVPLYDWFCRVTGYGGTTLEASAGSETILDQTIKVRFDASIAKDMAWEFTPVEREMEVRIGETGLAFYEAYNPTNRPIAGSASYNVFPFTAGGYFIKIACFCFEEQVLQPGERIQMPVTFYVDPEIVDDPDGKHIEQITLSYTFYEIDLPEPQAQAALDLGADSIQTDLN from the coding sequence ATGGACGGCAAGCGCAAAACCCTTCTGTCGCTGGTCGGCGTTGTTTGCACGATGACCGCGCTCGGCTTCGCCTCAGTACCGCTCTATGACTGGTTCTGCCGGGTCACGGGCTATGGCGGCACGACGCTGGAGGCAAGCGCTGGCTCCGAGACGATCCTAGATCAGACCATCAAGGTCCGCTTCGACGCCTCCATCGCCAAGGACATGGCGTGGGAATTCACGCCCGTCGAGCGCGAGATGGAGGTCCGCATCGGCGAGACCGGTCTGGCCTTCTACGAGGCCTACAACCCAACGAACCGCCCCATCGCGGGATCGGCCAGCTACAATGTCTTTCCGTTCACCGCGGGCGGCTACTTCATCAAGATCGCCTGCTTCTGCTTTGAAGAGCAGGTCTTGCAGCCCGGCGAGCGCATCCAGATGCCCGTCACCTTCTACGTCGACCCGGAGATCGTCGACGACCCGGACGGCAAGCATATCGAGCAGATCACGCTCAGCTACACATTCTACGAAATCGACCTGCCCGAGCCGCAAGCGCAAGCCGCGCTTGACCTGGGCGCGGACAGCATCCAGACAGACTTGAACTAA
- the cyoE gene encoding heme o synthase has product MTDATQNIGTQTVVPGEGQLGDYWALLKPRVMSLVVFTAAVGVFVAPVSVHPFIAAVSILFIALGGGASGALNMWYDHDIDTVMKRTSRRPVPAGKVTPGEALTLGLWLSAISVVMLGLAANWVAAGLLAFTIFFYAVIYTMWLKRWTPQNIVIGGAAGAFPSMIGWAVATGGVSIEAVLMFCLTFMWTPPHFWALALFMNEDYSKAGVPMLTVTHGRRETRKQIFIYAALLAPLAIGAAFTSIGGWIYFVAALYLNARFTWGAWKLWQRDETQAEADAYAAEKKYFRFSLLYLFASFGALLLQAAWVKAGMEAWF; this is encoded by the coding sequence ATGACCGACGCTACGCAAAATATCGGCACACAGACCGTCGTTCCCGGCGAGGGGCAGCTTGGTGATTACTGGGCGCTTCTGAAGCCGCGGGTGATGTCGCTGGTGGTGTTCACCGCCGCCGTCGGTGTCTTCGTTGCGCCGGTCTCGGTGCATCCGTTCATTGCCGCCGTGTCGATCCTGTTCATCGCCTTGGGCGGGGGCGCGTCCGGCGCGCTGAACATGTGGTACGACCACGACATCGACACCGTGATGAAGCGCACGTCGCGCCGTCCGGTGCCGGCGGGCAAGGTCACCCCGGGCGAGGCGCTGACGCTGGGCCTGTGGCTGTCAGCCATCTCGGTCGTGATGTTGGGTCTGGCGGCCAATTGGGTCGCCGCGGGCCTGTTGGCCTTCACCATCTTCTTCTACGCCGTCATCTACACGATGTGGCTGAAGCGCTGGACGCCGCAGAACATCGTGATCGGTGGCGCGGCGGGGGCCTTCCCGTCGATGATCGGCTGGGCCGTGGCCACCGGCGGGGTCTCGATCGAGGCGGTGCTGATGTTCTGCCTGACCTTCATGTGGACGCCGCCCCATTTCTGGGCGCTGGCGCTGTTCATGAACGAGGATTACTCCAAGGCGGGCGTGCCGATGCTGACGGTCACCCATGGCCGCCGCGAGACCCGCAAGCAAATTTTCATCTACGCCGCCCTGCTGGCCCCGCTGGCAATCGGCGCGGCCTTCACCTCGATCGGCGGGTGGATTTACTTCGTGGCGGCGCTCTACCTGAACGCCCGCTTCACTTGGGGCGCATGGAAGCTGTGGCAGCGCGACGAGACGCAGGCCGAGGCCGACGCCTACGCCGCCGAGAAGAAGTATTTCCGCTTCTCGCTTCTCTATCTCTTCGCAAGCTTCGGCGCGCTGCTGCTGCAGGCCGCCTGGGTCAAAGCCGGTATGGAGGCGTGGTTCTGA
- the coxB gene encoding cytochrome c oxidase subunit II, which yields MKFAKLLAGIGSLTAAGSVWAQSALDRPLGDLEIIGAPVDDGLNFQPAVTELARDIHWLDNFVLVIITLITLFVTALLVWCMYRFHQKRNATPATFTHHSTLEVAWTMVPVVILVLIGAFSVPVLFKQQRIPEGDVVIKATGYQWYWGYEYVDEGFAFDSFMIGAGENRLTPDVSAQLQEAGYSDEEFLLATDTAVVVPVGKTIVIQVTGADVIHSWTIPSFGVKQDAVPGRLAALWFKPEQEGIYFGQCSELCGQAHAYMPITVKVVSEEAYEAWLQRATDEYADAGTAQPIQIASK from the coding sequence ATGAAATTTGCGAAACTTCTTGCCGGAATCGGTTCTCTGACGGCCGCGGGCAGCGTTTGGGCGCAGTCCGCCCTGGACCGCCCCCTGGGCGATCTGGAGATCATCGGCGCCCCGGTCGACGACGGCCTCAACTTCCAGCCCGCCGTCACTGAGCTGGCCCGCGACATCCACTGGCTCGACAACTTCGTGCTGGTGATCATCACCCTGATCACCCTTTTTGTGACCGCGCTGCTGGTGTGGTGCATGTATCGCTTCCATCAGAAGCGCAACGCGACGCCCGCGACCTTCACCCACCATTCCACGCTCGAAGTGGCCTGGACGATGGTCCCCGTGGTCATCCTGGTCTTGATCGGCGCCTTCTCGGTCCCGGTGCTGTTCAAGCAGCAGCGCATCCCCGAAGGCGACGTGGTGATCAAAGCCACCGGCTACCAGTGGTACTGGGGCTACGAGTATGTCGACGAGGGCTTCGCCTTTGACAGCTTCATGATCGGCGCGGGCGAAAACCGCCTGACCCCGGACGTGTCCGCACAGCTGCAAGAGGCTGGCTATTCCGACGAGGAATTCCTGCTGGCGACCGACACCGCCGTGGTCGTGCCCGTAGGCAAGACCATCGTGATCCAGGTGACCGGCGCCGACGTAATCCACTCCTGGACGATCCCCTCCTTCGGGGTGAAGCAGGATGCCGTGCCGGGTCGCCTTGCCGCGCTGTGGTTCAAGCCCGAGCAGGAAGGCATCTATTTCGGTCAGTGCTCCGAGCTGTGCGGTCAGGCCCATGCCTACATGCCGATCACCGTGAAGGTGGTCAGCGAAGAGGCCTACGAGGCATGGCTGCAGCGCGCGACGGATGAATATGCCGACGCGGGCACCGCCCAGCCGATCCAGATCGCATCCAAGTAA
- the tldD gene encoding metalloprotease TldD → MQPQTSPRFRPFETMLDQDRALKILRDATDGADDGELFLERKRGEMFAFDDGRLKTASYDASEGFGLRAVRGETAGYAHATEISEHALLRASETARLAVGAGGGTMADAPVGTNTKLYSDMDPMEGVAFPVKVDLLRGIDDFARGLDSRVVQVSASLAASLQEIAILRPDGTLVSDDRPMVRLNVSVMVEKDGRRESGTAGGGGRTMLDGLMEPDHWQGLVREALRIGLVNLDAAPAPAGVMDVVLGPGWPGILLHEAVGHGLEGDFNRKKTSAFAGLMGQRVAAPGVTVLDDGTIPDRRGSISVDDEGTPSGKNTLIEDGILVGFIQDRQNARLMGVEPTGNGRRESYAHAPMPRMTNTYMLGGDAAPEAIVKDLKNGIYAVGFGGGQVDITNGKFVFSCTEAYRVRDGVVGEPVTGATLIGDGATALQHIQAIGNDMALDPGMGNCGKAGQWVPVGVGQPTLKIGGLTVGGSAA, encoded by the coding sequence ATGCAGCCGCAGACCAGCCCTCGCTTCCGCCCGTTCGAGACCATGCTCGATCAGGACCGGGCCCTTAAAATCCTGCGCGACGCCACCGACGGGGCCGATGATGGCGAGCTGTTTCTCGAACGCAAGCGTGGCGAGATGTTCGCCTTTGACGATGGCCGCCTGAAGACCGCGAGCTATGATGCCTCCGAAGGGTTCGGCCTACGCGCCGTGCGCGGCGAGACCGCCGGATACGCCCATGCCACCGAAATCTCCGAACACGCCCTGCTGCGCGCGTCCGAGACCGCCCGGCTCGCCGTGGGCGCGGGCGGCGGCACGATGGCGGATGCGCCCGTGGGCACAAATACCAAGCTCTACTCGGACATGGACCCGATGGAAGGCGTGGCCTTCCCGGTCAAGGTCGACCTGCTGCGCGGCATCGACGACTTCGCCCGCGGGCTGGATTCGCGGGTGGTGCAGGTCTCCGCCTCGCTGGCCGCGTCCCTGCAGGAGATCGCGATCCTGCGCCCTGATGGCACGCTCGTCTCCGACGACCGCCCGATGGTGCGGCTCAACGTCTCTGTCATGGTCGAGAAGGACGGACGTCGTGAAAGCGGAACGGCGGGCGGCGGCGGGCGCACAATGCTCGACGGGCTGATGGAGCCGGACCACTGGCAGGGCCTTGTGCGCGAGGCGCTGCGCATCGGCTTGGTCAACCTCGACGCGGCCCCCGCGCCTGCGGGCGTTATGGACGTGGTGCTTGGTCCCGGCTGGCCGGGCATCCTGCTGCATGAGGCCGTGGGCCACGGGCTGGAAGGCGATTTCAACCGCAAGAAGACCTCTGCCTTTGCCGGGCTGATGGGCCAGCGGGTCGCCGCCCCGGGGGTCACGGTGCTCGACGATGGCACGATCCCGGACCGGCGCGGCTCGATCAGCGTGGATGACGAGGGCACGCCCTCGGGCAAGAACACCCTGATCGAGGACGGCATCCTCGTGGGCTTCATCCAGGACCGCCAGAACGCGCGGCTGATGGGGGTCGAGCCCACCGGCAACGGGCGGCGCGAAAGCTACGCCCACGCGCCGATGCCGCGCATGACCAACACCTACATGTTGGGCGGCGACGCGGCGCCGGAGGCGATCGTGAAGGACCTCAAGAACGGCATCTACGCCGTGGGCTTTGGCGGCGGGCAGGTCGATATCACCAACGGCAAGTTCGTCTTCAGCTGCACCGAGGCCTACCGGGTCCGCGACGGTGTCGTGGGCGAGCCGGTGACCGGCGCGACGCTGATCGGCGACGGCGCGACCGCGCTGCAGCATATTCAGGCTATCGGCAACGACATGGCGCTCGACCCCGGCATGGGCAATTGCGGCAAGGCCGGTCAGTGGGTGCCGGTGGGTGTCGGCCAGCCAACCCTGAAGATCGGCGGACTTACAGTGGGCGGCTCCGCGGCCTGA
- the dprA gene encoding DNA-processing protein DprA, translating into MASDLLSTPPPLAPPRRQGEIASWLRLIRSRRVGPTTFHRLMAEHGSADAALDALPAIAEAAGVQRYLVCPLEVAERELEAGAQIGARLLCFGTPDYPRALMDLPDAPPVLWALGDTSLLHRPCIGLVGARNASSLGSRMAQSLAAKLGEAGHVIVSGLARGIDAAAHIAALETGTIAVQAGGLDTVYPKENMTLHEQIAIRGLRLSERALGLQPQARDFPRRNRIISGLSQALVVVEAAAKSGSLITARNALDQGRDVMAVPGHPFDARAAGCNMLIRDGAQLVRSARDVIEALERPSTPVAAPSPAAPPRATPVHSHGPAHAEILGLLGPTPIPEDQLIRDLKATAGAVAPHLTALELEGKITRDAGGMLSRVV; encoded by the coding sequence ATGGCCAGCGACCTGCTGTCTACCCCACCCCCCCTCGCACCCCCAAGACGTCAGGGCGAAATTGCCTCTTGGCTCCGTCTGATCAGGTCCCGCCGCGTTGGCCCCACCACATTTCACCGCCTCATGGCCGAGCACGGCTCTGCCGACGCTGCACTCGACGCGCTGCCCGCGATTGCCGAGGCCGCTGGCGTGCAGCGCTATCTCGTCTGCCCCTTGGAGGTCGCCGAGCGGGAGCTTGAGGCGGGCGCGCAAATCGGCGCACGGCTTTTGTGTTTCGGCACGCCGGATTACCCCCGCGCCCTGATGGATCTGCCCGACGCGCCACCGGTGCTGTGGGCCCTGGGCGATACGTCCCTGCTGCACCGGCCCTGCATCGGCCTGGTCGGCGCCCGCAATGCCTCGTCGTTGGGCAGCCGGATGGCGCAATCGCTTGCCGCCAAGCTTGGCGAGGCGGGTCATGTGATCGTCTCCGGCCTTGCCCGCGGGATCGATGCCGCCGCGCATATCGCGGCGCTCGAGACCGGCACCATCGCCGTGCAGGCCGGCGGTCTGGACACGGTCTATCCCAAGGAAAACATGACCTTGCACGAGCAGATCGCGATCCGGGGCCTGCGCCTGTCGGAGCGCGCGCTAGGCCTGCAACCGCAGGCGCGCGACTTCCCGCGGCGCAACAGGATCATCTCCGGACTGTCCCAGGCGCTGGTGGTGGTGGAGGCCGCCGCCAAGTCCGGCTCGCTCATCACCGCGCGCAACGCGCTCGACCAGGGGCGCGACGTGATGGCGGTGCCTGGACATCCCTTTGACGCGCGAGCGGCCGGGTGCAATATGCTGATCCGCGACGGCGCACAGCTGGTGCGCTCCGCGCGCGATGTGATTGAGGCGCTGGAGCGGCCGAGCACCCCCGTGGCCGCGCCGAGCCCCGCCGCCCCGCCGCGTGCAACACCCGTGCATAGCCACGGCCCGGCCCATGCCGAAATCCTCGGCCTGCTTGGCCCTACGCCAATCCCGGAGGATCAGTTGATCCGTGACCTGAAGGCGACCGCGGGCGCGGTGGCCCCGCATCTGACGGCGTTGGAGCTGGAGGGCAAGATCACCCGCGACGCGGGCGGGATGCTGTCGCGGGTGGTGTGA
- a CDS encoding DMT family transporter: MRLFLLTALTMVAFAANSVLNKLGVARGDMAPLDFAMLRTWAGAVMLLALVRLRAPAATSERGSLAGTAALLVYMLGFSLAYASLDAGVGALILFGVVQITMFAAALRAREAIPVLRYFGCFVAFAGLAALLWPAGNAAPDLLGGALMAAAGIGWGVYTLLGKGAAQPLVRTEYNFRFAAIALLPLVLFTGLPSGNVTGYAAAITSGAISSALGYALWYRVLPQLPTTIAATAQLTVPVIALAGGMLFLGEALTLRFAVASVLVLGGVALALRPKS, translated from the coding sequence ATGCGCCTGTTCCTGCTCACCGCCCTCACCATGGTGGCCTTTGCCGCCAACTCCGTCCTGAACAAGCTGGGTGTGGCCCGGGGCGACATGGCCCCGCTGGACTTCGCCATGCTGCGCACATGGGCGGGGGCGGTGATGTTGCTGGCGCTGGTGCGCCTGCGCGCGCCCGCAGCCACGTCCGAGCGCGGCAGCCTCGCGGGCACGGCGGCGCTGCTGGTCTACATGCTGGGCTTCTCGCTCGCCTATGCGTCGCTCGACGCGGGCGTCGGTGCGCTGATTTTGTTCGGCGTGGTGCAGATCACGATGTTCGCCGCCGCACTGCGCGCGCGGGAGGCCATCCCGGTGTTGCGCTATTTCGGCTGCTTCGTGGCGTTTGCGGGGCTGGCCGCACTGCTCTGGCCCGCAGGCAACGCTGCACCTGATCTTCTGGGCGGGGCTTTGATGGCCGCGGCTGGGATCGGCTGGGGCGTCTACACGCTGCTGGGCAAGGGCGCGGCCCAACCTCTGGTGCGCACCGAGTACAATTTCCGCTTTGCGGCCATCGCCCTTCTACCGCTGGTCCTTTTCACCGGCCTACCTTCGGGAAATGTGACGGGCTACGCCGCCGCGATCACCTCTGGTGCGATCAGCTCCGCGCTGGGATATGCGCTGTGGTACCGGGTGCTGCCGCAGCTGCCCACAACCATCGCCGCGACCGCGCAATTGACCGTGCCTGTCATCGCCCTCGCGGGCGGCATGCTGTTTCTGGGCGAGGCGCTCACCCTCCGCTTCGCCGTCGCCAGTGTGCTGGTCTTGGGCGGTGTGGCACTGGCCCTGCGCCCGAAATCCTAA
- a CDS encoding DUF2306 domain-containing protein produces MSRRLELIAEMTPAIWVHLICVVAALILGAFVLWRRKGDARHRMLGRIWVGLMAVGALSSFAIREINPGGFSPIHLLSVYTLCSLVLGVLAVRARPARVRAHQNFMRSLYASGLLIAGAFTFLPQRLLGRLTFGEWIPAINYGVVAVMAGIGTIILVRVMRAER; encoded by the coding sequence ATGAGCCGAAGGCTAGAGCTGATTGCCGAGATGACCCCCGCGATCTGGGTGCATCTGATCTGCGTGGTCGCGGCGCTGATCCTGGGTGCGTTCGTGTTGTGGCGGCGCAAGGGCGACGCCCGGCACCGCATGTTGGGGCGCATTTGGGTGGGCTTGATGGCCGTGGGGGCGCTCAGCTCTTTTGCGATCCGCGAAATCAACCCGGGCGGGTTCAGCCCGATCCATTTGCTGTCCGTCTACACCCTGTGCTCTCTGGTGCTGGGCGTTCTGGCGGTGCGAGCGCGGCCAGCGCGCGTGCGCGCGCATCAGAATTTCATGCGCTCGCTTTATGCGAGCGGCCTGTTGATCGCCGGGGCGTTTACCTTTTTGCCCCAGAGACTGCTGGGGCGGCTCACCTTTGGGGAGTGGATTCCGGCGATCAATTACGGGGTCGTGGCGGTGATGGCGGGGATCGGGACGATTATACTGGTCCGGGTGATGCGCGCGGAAAGGTAG
- the groL gene encoding chaperonin GroEL (60 kDa chaperone family; promotes refolding of misfolded polypeptides especially under stressful conditions; forms two stacked rings of heptamers to form a barrel-shaped 14mer; ends can be capped by GroES; misfolded proteins enter the barrel where they are refolded when GroES binds) yields the protein MAAKDVKFDTDARNKMLKGVNILADAVKVTLGPKGRNVVLDKSFGAPRITKDGVSVAKEIELENKFENMGAQMVKEVASRTNDEAGDGTTTATVLAQAIVREGMKSVAAGMNPMDLKRGIDMATAKVVEAIKAAARPVNDSDEVAQVGTISANGEAEIGQQIAGAMQKVGNEGVITVEENKGLETETDVVEGMQFDRGYLSPYFVTNPEKMTTELDDALILLHEKKLSSLQPMVPLLESVIQSGKPLLIIAEDVEGEALATLVVNKLRGGLKIAAVKAPGFGDRRKAMLQDIAILTGGQVISEDLGMKLENVTMDMLGTAKKVQITKDETTIVDGAGEKAEIEARVSQIRQQIEETTSDYDREKLQERVAKLAGGVAVIRVGGMTEVEVKERKDRVDDALNATRAAVQEGIVVGGGVALVQAAKTLDGLEGVNNDQNVGINIVRKAIEAPLRQIAENAGVDGAVVAGKIRESNDNTFGFNAQTEEYGDMFKFGVIDPAKVVRTALQDAASVAALLITTEAMVADAPAKEGAGGAGGGMPDMGGMGGMM from the coding sequence ATGGCTGCTAAAGACGTTAAATTCGACACCGACGCCCGGAACAAGATGCTCAAGGGCGTCAATATCCTGGCCGACGCCGTCAAGGTTACCCTGGGCCCCAAAGGCCGCAACGTGGTGCTGGACAAATCCTTCGGCGCCCCGCGCATCACCAAGGACGGTGTCTCCGTCGCCAAAGAGATCGAGCTGGAAAACAAGTTCGAGAACATGGGCGCGCAGATGGTCAAGGAAGTCGCTTCCCGCACCAATGACGAAGCCGGCGACGGCACCACCACCGCCACCGTGCTGGCCCAGGCCATCGTGCGCGAAGGCATGAAGTCGGTTGCCGCTGGCATGAACCCGATGGACCTGAAGCGCGGCATCGACATGGCGACCGCGAAAGTGGTCGAGGCCATCAAGGCCGCTGCCCGTCCCGTCAACGATTCCGATGAGGTCGCACAGGTCGGCACCATCTCCGCCAACGGCGAAGCCGAAATCGGCCAGCAGATCGCTGGTGCGATGCAGAAAGTCGGCAACGAAGGTGTGATCACCGTCGAAGAGAACAAAGGCCTCGAGACCGAGACCGATGTCGTGGAAGGCATGCAGTTCGACCGCGGCTACCTGTCGCCCTACTTCGTGACCAACCCCGAGAAAATGACCACCGAGCTGGACGACGCCCTGATCCTGCTGCACGAGAAGAAGCTCTCGTCGCTGCAGCCGATGGTGCCGCTGCTCGAATCCGTCATCCAGTCCGGCAAGCCGCTGCTGATCATCGCCGAAGACGTCGAGGGCGAAGCCCTGGCGACCCTCGTGGTCAACAAGCTGCGCGGCGGCCTGAAGATCGCTGCCGTTAAGGCCCCCGGCTTCGGCGATCGCCGCAAAGCCATGCTGCAGGACATCGCGATCCTGACCGGCGGCCAGGTGATCTCCGAAGATCTCGGCATGAAGCTCGAGAACGTCACCATGGACATGCTTGGCACCGCCAAGAAGGTCCAGATCACCAAGGACGAGACGACCATCGTCGATGGTGCTGGTGAGAAGGCCGAGATCGAGGCCCGCGTTTCCCAGATCCGTCAGCAGATCGAAGAGACCACCTCCGACTACGACCGTGAGAAGCTGCAAGAGCGCGTGGCCAAACTGGCCGGCGGTGTTGCCGTGATCCGCGTCGGCGGCATGACCGAAGTGGAAGTGAAAGAGCGCAAGGACCGCGTCGACGACGCCCTGAACGCAACCCGCGCCGCTGTCCAAGAGGGCATCGTTGTGGGCGGCGGTGTCGCTCTGGTGCAGGCCGCCAAGACCCTCGACGGTCTGGAAGGCGTCAACAATGACCAGAACGTCGGCATCAACATCGTGCGCAAGGCCATCGAGGCTCCGCTGCGCCAGATCGCCGAGAACGCAGGTGTCGACGGTGCGGTTGTTGCGGGCAAAATCCGCGAAAGCAACGACAACACCTTTGGCTTCAACGCGCAGACCGAGGAATATGGCGACATGTTCAAGTTCGGCGTGATCGACCCGGCCAAAGTGGTGCGCACTGCGCTGCAGGACGCAGCCTCGGTCGCGGCTCTGCTGATCACGACTGAAGCCATGGTTGCTGACGCCCCCGCCAAGGAAGGCGCCGGCGGCGCTGGCGGCGGCATGCCCGACATGGGCGGCATGGGCGGCATGATGTAA
- the groES gene encoding co-chaperone GroES, with the protein MALKPLHDRVLVRRTEGEEKTAGGLIIPDSAKEKPAEGEIVAAGEGARKDSGELIEMAVKTGDRILFGKWSGTEVTIDGEELLIMKESDILGILS; encoded by the coding sequence ATGGCATTGAAACCGCTACACGACCGTGTCCTGGTTCGCCGCACCGAAGGCGAAGAGAAAACCGCTGGTGGGCTGATCATCCCCGACAGCGCGAAAGAGAAGCCCGCAGAGGGCGAGATCGTCGCAGCAGGCGAAGGCGCACGCAAAGACAGCGGCGAGCTGATCGAGATGGCCGTCAAGACCGGCGACCGCATCCTGTTCGGCAAGTGGTCCGGCACCGAAGTCACCATCGACGGCGAAGAGCTGCTGATCATGAAAGAGAGCGACATCCTGGGCATCCTGTCCTAA